The Manduca sexta isolate Smith_Timp_Sample1 chromosome 24, JHU_Msex_v1.0, whole genome shotgun sequence nucleotide sequence tttgagtttaacacgttaaggcagacagatgcagcggggactttgttatattatttagaactttttagtgaaacaatcccgtcatacatcattgttgcataactttaaccgtttacgcagcgcaggcaacggaagctctcaaaactcataattttccccgtttttgcaacatgtttcattactgctccgctcctattggttatagcatgatgctatatagcctatagcactccaggaacaaagggctatccaacacaaaaatatttttttcagttcaaaccggtagttcctgagattagccattactgctccgctcctattggtcatagcgtgatgatatatagcttatagcggtccacaaataaagggctatccaacacaaaacgaatttttcagttgaaaccggtagttcctgagattagccattactgctccgctcctattggtcatagcgtgatgatatataactttagcactccacaaacaaaggactattcaacacaaaaatattttttcagttcgaatcggtagttcctgagattagccattactgctccgctcctattgggtatagcgtgatgatatatagcctatagcactccacgaacaaagggctatccaacgcaaaaataatttttcagtttggaccggtagttcctgagattagccattactgccctgctcctattgggtatagcgtgatgatatatagcctatagcactccacgaataaagggctatccaacgtNNNNNNNNNNNNNNNNNNNNNNNNNNNNNNNNNNNNNNNNNNNNNNNNNNNNNNNNNNNNNNNNNNNNNNNNNNNNNNNNNNNNNNNNNNNNNNNNNNNNNNNNNNNNNNNNNNNNNNNNNNNNNNNNNNNNNNNNNNNNNNNNNNNNNNNNNNNNNNNNNNNNNNNNNNNNNNNNNNNNNNNNNNNNNNNNNNNNNNNNNNNNNNNNNNNNNNNNNNNNNNNNNNNNNNNNNNNNNNNNNNNNNNNNNNNNNNNNNNNNNNNNNNNNNNNNNNNNNNNNNNNNNNNNNNNNNNNNNNNNNNNNNNNNNNNNNNNNNNNNNNNNNNNNNNNNNNNNNNNNNNNNNNNNNNNNNNNNNNNNNNNNNNNNNNNNNNNNNNNNNNNNNNNNNNNNNNNNNNNNNNNNNNNNNNNNNNNNNNNNNNNNNNNNNNNNNNNNNNNNNNNNNNNNNNNNNNNNNNNNNNNNNNNNNNNNNNNNNNNNNNNNNNNNNNNNNNNNNNNNctatattcaataggagcggagcagtaatggctaatctcaggaactaccgattcgaactgaaaaatacttttgtgttaatagtcctttgtttgtggagtgctcaaagttatatatcatcacgctatgaccaatagagcggagcagtaatggctaatctcaggaactaccggtttgaactgaaaaaattttgtgttggatagccctttgttcctggagtgctataggtatagcatcatgctataaccaataggagcggagcagtaatgaaacatgttgcaaaaacggggaaaattatgagttttgagagcttccgttgcctgcgctgcgtaaacggttaaagttatgcaacaatgatgtatgacgggattgtttcacttaaaagttctaaataatataacaaagtccccgctgcatctgtctgccttaacgtgttaaactcaaaactacctaacgtattaagatgaaatttggtatggagacagtttgagaccctgggaagaacataggctcccggaaactactattttataacggaaaactttagcctgaaaaactttataacgcaggcggagccgcgagcaaaagctagtattataatatttcgtgtCGATACGGGAGGTGCAAACGATGCCGACAGACTACAGCGAAGCGAACTATTTTACTTTAACCTGAAATCACCGGATACTATACTAACACATTAAacagatatattatttacatcctagtatatttcctatttatatACCTGCGTATAGCTCAGCGGCTGATGAGTCTGCTTTGCATTGAAATGCTGCTGGTGCGACAAGACAAATGATCGTAATTCGCACATATTTAGGTGTTGTTGGTACACGCCGCGTTCTTGTCGTAGACTGAAGGTAGTCAAGACAGTGTATGtggttattaatttgaaaataatattttatttatttaccaaatgtTTCGATTGTATGGAAATTATCTTTTTAGTGTACACTCTTCGGATGATGACGATTATCTTTTTAGAGTGATGATTTAAAGTAATTGTAAAACATCTTCATAGACCGAAGATGAACTCAATACCAaatctttaattgttttttttttatttttcatttaagtTCTTCCTATCGTAAAAATATGTCGTTTTAGTTATATACGAATTACATAAcagtgtaaaattaatatatctgAGCTCACAACCAGAGATGTTATAGAGCTCCGTAACCgaaaccgaaactatcggatatccgaaataaaaatgcaaccgtaaccgtatccgttataatagtttcggataagttatggataatatgttccgacagATTTTTGTTCCACCGCTCACGCGCCACGTGAATTTggtatagtttgttatttttagtcataacataacctaactcataaatagtatttttttcatttaggactaggtaggtacttaatttaataaagtgaaaaaaatgTTCTGTTAcgtagtaaatttatttataaggacaaaatgcgtccaTCAAGTAAAGGttgttttgcaaaatgtaaacagtgtgataaaaacttttcacggaaaGGAGGTGGCACTatttcactgaaacttcatctcaaattaagaggttttccgaacacccatgtcgcccaattagttcatcgataattaataatcgacgatgacaaTTAGTAATCGTCGCCGTActgtatttcaaaatatttttattttactttaatctaatatccgtaaccgaaactaacggataatccgaaataattacatatccgtaaccgaatccgaaaccgatataattttattcctatatccatatccgaaatttcatatccataacaacCCTGCTCACAACTAACAGATTTTGAACAGTTTCGGCTTTCAgcttacaaatatattgtaacGAATTCCGAAtagcaaatattttagaataaaattggACGACGACGATGAATAGAAGGCGGTTTTTTGTAAGAGAATTTCGCACAAATAAAAGTTTGTTACTATTGGGTTACATTCGCTAGCCTTTTGTTAAAGTAATAGGCAATAGTTTCCACGTATTTTAGtttatgtatctatatattttttatatcacaagAGGTACACGAACTAATGGTAAAGCCTATATTTAGTAAGTAGTGCACGACATCGCACTGCGTTCATTACGCAATACGCTGAGACACGAGTGTGTAGGAAAAATAGTGTTCAAATAACAAGGGACTAATGTATTTTTCTTCTATCTGTCAATTAGAGACAGGCCAACTTACTATTTACTGTTAATGgaactataatttataagaatcgGTACAAGAAAACTTACaatatgttaaaagtaaaatgttgCGGATAGTCGTAAAAATAGAGTCTAAGTAGACTATGCTATGAAtggattttgttattgtttatgttttgagAGTCAGCCGTCGGCGTGGCGGGCGCCATCCCTCGCCACATTAGTATGCCGGCCGCGCGAGGCAGGCGCCCTGACCCATTCGCCACCAGCGCCACTAATAATAACCCTCGCCGGCCACttacaacaattataaaataatacaggcCAGGGTTACAAAACTTTTAAggcttttgtttttagtttagtatgccccaaattaatttaagttagaatgtatttatttcataaagtggataaatatgtttttcattatgaactttattttaataatgtatattgtagagtcaatttattgtatatttaaagtcATCTCGTGTTTATCGATGTTAAGCGAAACAATGGCATGCGTCAATGATAATAGAGTATCaagtactttaaataaatttacgatCACAAGTACAGcacgttatattatttaagaagtAGATTCTTTTCGTATGAGGAGACTTGCTTTAAATAGGGGCTAATGTTTTGTTGTGTATAATAGAGGAATGGGCGCGCGTTCTCTACAATAGATACCAAATGCCCTTACGAAATATTGTAGAGCTACGTATATGTCTTCTCTATCATTGTATATTGATTTCGTTGCGAGCTAAAGATACGGTATAGTGTTCACGGAGGTGTGACGACCTACCTGCCGCATTCACTCTTGTTAAGACAGGAGATAAAATACCCCTTGTAAGTCGGGGATTTTATGTCGGATGCTAGGGCATGTCAGTCTAGTATTGTTCAAGTTTGAAGTGTCCGTGGGGTGAGCATACCTGCTGCATCTTATCGAAGTCTAGCGCGGGGCGATGTCGGCGCGGAGGTGGCAGCGCGATGCGTCGGCGACGCGGCGAGGGCGGCGCGCGGTCCGCGAGCCCCGCTCCCCCCgcaccgcccgcgcccgccgcgcacgTGCACGCGCCGCTCCGCCGCGGCTTCAGCGCCTCCAGCGGCGGCGATGTGCGGAAGCGCACGGGCGTCTCCACCTGCAACACCCAAGGGGATACGTAAGTGAGGGCCGTGTACTAATTATACGAATTATACCATCGTTCATCAACAATGTCCGACGAATTAGCGACGCATCTATTGCAGCAACTGCTAATTTGTTAGTGCTTAACTTAGGTGAACTCCTGTACCTGTGTCTCTACATCAACCTAGCAGCAGATAATGGCTGATGACACGTAGTTAGTGTGTGGCATCTAATGCGTTAGTGGTACCTTAGTGTCGTCGTCATCGGAGGAAGGCGCTCGCGGAGCTAGCTCGTCCGAGTCGTGTGGATGCGCTCGCGCAGGCCACTTGCGCTTCTCGGGCGCTGCGGGAGGCGGCGAGGAGGCGACACGGCGGCGCGACTCTCCGGCACGAGTAACCGCCACAGGAGCCACGccggcgcccgcgcccgccgcacACCCCGCGCCGCCCGGCAGGCCGTTGATCACCTGCCATCGTCACCACCGTCAGCTCTCTCACCCCCGTCAAATGGATACTACATGATTCGAACTGACTTAGAACTCAGGGGGAGTATAATGATGAGACCCCAAAAACGTTGCAAACTATCGAATTGTTACGACTACTTAGGTACAtggtgaataattaatattcctaTCTTTTAAATTGAACTATATTACATCTGTTTGgaaatttgtgtgtttttttttatatctgagaCTGTTCGGGGACAAGGATGTCACCCGACGGCAACCGACCTTCCATATATAGTGTACAGCGACATCAGAACTTTAGCCCTAAGTTTTAAGGGTTAAAAGCTCTATAAGAACATTTGATTGAATGTGATAAATAGACAAAGCTCTTACACGTGCCCAGACGGACTCTTTTTAGGCGTTGCTGCTATTTATGGACAGACGTGACctattcatttcatattttgtacgTTATAACGCAGTACTACAGATCACACAAAACCCAACTTTCGTCATTTTGGTTAATCCAATACTGTGATAAAAATGTGTGAAACTCTAAGAGACAAGAATATGTGAGGCTATATGTGCGATTGTTGCGGACGCCGGGCGAGGGTGGTGGGGTCGGCTCTATTCGCGGCACAGCCGgcctaatttaataaacatcgcCAATTGAAACTCGCGTGTTGTTGTTATATCATTTTAGCTCGGTTTGCTGGCCTTTGTCACGGATAACTTGTCTTGACTTGTTTCTTAGTGGCGCTGGTACTGTAGGTGTAATGTATTGTTTTGAATCTACAGCAATGGCATTAAATTcctaatataagtataattctTTAAGGACaggatatatttcattttatttacaagataTTATGATCAATGTATTCCTCTTGAAACTTTTACTCCTGAACTCCGCcggcaaataatattattaaaggatATTACGGAGTATTCTGGATTCTAAGATTATTACATTTAGAAACGtctatgtttttctttatttactgtATATTTATTCAAGAGACCGCGCAAAGGaacgaaattataaaaatatttttgttatctgtttGATATTGATGTTTTTATGGATATTATTGCTGAAAGTAACCGCGAGggttatcattataattaaatacgcACGGATAACGCGAATTTGTACTTCACATATTGTAAGCAAATTTTCTTGTACTCACgtattttttcttacatttttatttttattaaggaaaGGGTAACTACAGCATCCACTTCAACGAGCTTATAACGTTCGTCGCATGATGTAACGTAATGTAAGTGCGCGAGTGTGTCATATCGATATACCGGCACACATTATAATCCTCATTAAATTGGGTATGTTTTTCGActcaattcattatttttaagttataaagtctttgtgttttttaacattataataaattgttcgttgattttataaaaaatacttactatcaAAGTAAAAACAAGTAGGTACTAAAAGGAGTTGATAAATAACGTGTCACTCACTCGAGCGTATCACAAAGCGATGCATCCCCtatatgtattgtatttcaaaactaaattaaatccaTTACGGACGAAATGTCCGCCATGAGATCAGGTGCCTGCGTGTCCCCCGTCAACCATTGCGAGCTCGAGATGCTCGAGGGCGTATTGTACCATGTATCATGTTACTGTAATGTACTGAGGCCATACAATAGATAGCTTATTCTATGTGTTTCGATAATatcttttcattttgttttataatcgaACGTTTTTTGAACCGAATCATTAGCTTTGCAGTGGTATCGGTGCAAATGTAGGAGAGagtaaagatttatttacaataagcCCGCAACCTACAACGAAAATAAACTCGGTGAATGTGGGTAGTCTAGCTATTAtctaatgacgagacgaacagCATACTCGCGGCTCGTCCGCTGGTGATCCACGCCCACTCTTACACAATATCAACACCACATATAAATTGGAATTAAATAGTCTGGCATTGCACTGGGCTCGTCACCCTCACGTAGACGTTAAGGTTTGCGTACGAGAGATCGCCCATTTGATTGCGTCTCTGTTTGCCTCAACAGACGTTAggataaataagtaatattattcaattataatgtatattttttattttcctactCAATAAATGTTTGGTAATTATGTAGCATAATGAAGACAATTcaagtgaaatataaaacagcGTATAGATTAATTGAATACCGTAATTGAATTACCCAGAAAAAACATAGTGAACAGTCCACATACCAAATAAGGAAGGGAAGGAAACATGATTTTAAGCTTTTATGGGATTTATAACaacagatataat carries:
- the LOC115449732 gene encoding uncharacterized protein LOC115449732; protein product: MLKFLTQKLRTHSLNEENVSEKVEERDSGTESDDEADRTDSGDLCTDVIMKWNDVTDISMGGEACACEPEQARRLPDPEPDHLYDHHSSEEELEVINGLPGGAGCAAGAGAGVAPVAVTRAGESRRRVASSPPPAAPEKRKWPARAHPHDSDELAPRAPSSDDDDTKVETPVRFRTSPPLEALKPRRSGACTCAAGAGGAGGAGLADRAPPSPRRRRIALPPPRRHRPALDFDKMQQVCSPHGHFKLEQY